A window from Sus scrofa isolate TJ Tabasco breed Duroc chromosome 2, Sscrofa11.1, whole genome shotgun sequence encodes these proteins:
- the B4GALT7 gene encoding beta-1,4-galactosyltransferase 7, with protein sequence MFPSRRKAAQLPWEDGRSRLIPSGLPRKCSVFHLFVACLLLGFLSLLWLQLSCSGDVAQAARGQGQETLGPSRACPPELPPEHWEEDESWGPHRLAVLVPFRERFEELLVFVPHMHRFLSKKKIQHHIYVLNQVDHFRFNRAALINVGFLESGNSTDYIAMHDVDLLPLNEELDYGFPEAGPFHVASPELHPLYHYKTYVGGILLLSKQHYQLCNGMSNRFWGWGREDDEFYRRIKGAGLQLFRPSGITTGYKTFRHLHDPAWRKRDQKRIAAQKQEQFKVDREGGLSTVKYRVDSRTALSVGGAPCTVLNILLDCDKAATPWCTFG encoded by the exons ATGTTCCCCTCCCGGAGGAAAGCGGCTCAGTTGCCCTGGGAGGACGGCAG GTCCAGGTTGATCCCCAGCGGCCTCCCCAGGAAATGCTCTGTCTTCCACCTCTTCGTTGCCTGTCTCCTATTgggcttcctctctctgctctggctGCAGCTTAGCTGCTCTGGGGACGTGGCCCAGGCAGCCAGGGGACAAGGGCAGGAGACCCTGGGCCCATCCCGGGCCTGCCCACCAGAGCTGCCCCCAGAACACTGGGAAGAAGATGAGTCGTGGGGCCCCCACCGTCTGGCAGTGCTGGTGCCGTTCCGAGAACGCTTCGAGGAGCTCCTGGTCTTTGTGCCCCACATGCACCGCTTCCTAAGCAAGAAGAAGATCCAACACCACATCTATGTGCTCAACCAGGTGGATCATTTCAG GTTCAACCGGGCGGCACTCATCAATGTGGGCTTCCTGGAGAGCGGCAACAGCACGGACTACATCGCCATGCATGACGTGGACCTGCTCCCTCTCAACGAGGAGCTCGACTATGGCTTCCCGGAGGCCGGGCCCTTCCATGTGGCCTCCCCAGAGCTCCATCCGCTCTACCACTACAAGACCTATGTCGGCGGCATCCTGCTGCTCTCCAAGCAGCACTACCAGCTG TGCAATGGGATGTCCAACCGCTTCTGGGGCTGGGGCCGCGAAGATGATGAGTTCTACCGACGCATCAAAGGAGCTGGGCTCCAG CTTTTCCGCCCCTCGGGAATCACAACTGGGTACAAGACTTTTCGCCACCTGCATGACCCAGCCTGGAGGAAGAGGGACCAGAAGCGCATCGCAGCTCAAAAACAG GAGCAGTTCAAGGTGGACCGGGAGGGAGGCCTGAGCACCGTGAAGTACCGTGTGGATTCGCGAACAGCTCTGTCTGTGGGCGGGGCCCCTTGCACTGTTCTCAACATCCTGTTGGACTGTGACAAGGCTGCCACTCCCTGGTGCACATTTGGCTGA